One genomic region from Quercus robur chromosome 4, dhQueRobu3.1, whole genome shotgun sequence encodes:
- the LOC126722233 gene encoding uncharacterized protein LOC126722233 yields MKKSTTIFDFFKRKVSNDLEANTSGAALPTINVEENPNVPIEENLDVPIEENPDEPVEENLDVPIEQNSQTKFQKVDMSSLQLELDPGLRRQIYTYHVDQRDEIRQRYIKLGPYQPRFKKFLKSEKGQSFQGSWYEDDRFKPWLEYSSKKDVAFCLPCFLFNKPTRHDGQNVFTINGFKSWKKVKNGESCSFILHMGKDLNSTHRIAHKACLDLMNQSQHIDRVVSNFTSEQIANNRIRLKASIDVVRHLSLQAIAFRGRDESSTSTNQGNFLTTLDLMVGYNDNVVEIMAKAPKNATYTSPQIQKEILHVISTKVKKAIREEISDAKFCILVDETRDESMKEQMAVVLRYVDTNGVVRERFFGIVHVVNTAAITLKKEIYYLFSNYCLDIQNLRGQGYDGASNMRSEWNGLRALILNDCPYTYYIHCFAHRLQLALVGASKAIVPLNRFFTKLILVINNIRASCKRIEQLKIARASDIAYLIDIEELETGKVLNQMVTLQ; encoded by the coding sequence ATGAAAAAGTCAACtaccatatttgattttttcaaaagaaaagtttCAAATGATTTAGAAGCTAATACTAGTGGTGCAGCATTGCCAACCATTAATGTTGAGGAAAATCCTAATGTCCCAATTGAGGAAAATCTCGACGTCCCAATTGAGGAAAATCCTGATGAACCTGTTGAGGAAAATCTTGATGTCCCTATTGAGCAAAATtctcaaacaaaatttcaaaaggtTGATATGAGTTCATTGCAATTAGAACTTGATCCTGGATTGCGTAGACAAATATATACTTATCATGTTGATCAACGAGATGAGATCCGACAACGTTACATTAAGTTGGGTCCATACCAGCCtcgttttaaaaaatttttaaaatctgaGAAGGGTCAAAGCTTTCAAGGTTCTTGGTATGAAGATGATCGCTTTAAGCCATGGCTTgaatattcttctaaaaaagaTGTTGCTTTTTGTCTACCATGCTTTCTCTTTAATAAGCCAACTAGGCATGACGGACAAAATGTATTCACAATTAACGGATTTAAGAGTTGGAAGAAAGTTAAAAATGGTGAAAGTTGTTCTTTTATTCTTCATATGGGGAAAGATCTTAACTCCACTCATAGAATTGCCCATAAAGCGTGTCTAGATTTGATGAACCAGTCTCAACACATAGACAGGGTAGTGAGCAATTTCACTTCAGaacaaattgcaaataatcGAATACGATTGAAGGCTTCAATTGATGTTGTTCGACATCTTTCCTTGCAAGCTATTGCTTTTAGAGGCCGAGATGAAAGCTCTACTTCAACCAATCAAGGAAACTTTCTTACGACATTGGATTTGATGGTGGGCTATAATGATAATGTTGTTGAAATAATGGCAAAAGCTCCAAAAAATGCCACCTACACATCACctcaaattcaaaaagaaattctaCATGTTATTTCAACCAAAGTGAAGAAGGCAATTAGGGAAGAAATTAGTGATGCAAAGTTTTGCATATTGGTTGATGAAACTCGTGATGAGTCCATGAAAGAGCAAATGGCTGTGGTTTTAAGATATGTTGATACAAATGGCGTTGTGCGAGAACGATTTTTTGGGATTGTTCATGTTGTTAACACTGCAGCAATAACCCTTAAAAAGGAGATATATTATTTGTTCTCTAATTATTGCTTAGATATCCAAAACCTTCGGGGGCAAGGATATGATGGTGCAAGCAACATGCGGAGTGAGTGGAATGGATTACGagctttgattttgaatgattgTCCATATACTTACTACATTCATTGTTTTGCACATCGCTTACAATTGGCATTAGTAGGAGCATCAAAAGCAATTGTCCCTCTTAATAGATTTTTCACTAAATTGATTTTGGTTATCAATAATATTCGTGCTTCATGCAAACGTATTGAGCAATTAAAAATTGCTAGAGCTTCTGACATTgcatatttgattgatattgaAGAGCTTGAGACTGGGAAAGTGCTTAATCAGATGGTCACTTTACAGTGA
- the LOC126722232 gene encoding uncharacterized protein LOC126722232 produces the protein MDEGNSSQKVEAESPYEVLISFEFVFILHFVNETMGITDKICQALQNQSQDILNATHLVSSTKKLIQQFRDEKWDDLLATMISFCKECGLDVPDMNARYVARFGRSRHQQEDFRNEHYYKVDIFNAGIDSQLQELNHRFNNFYPIDFTDDEKNDLKKELDLYKYDVVQHSRFKNLKNISKLCQWMVRTRKSEYYLLIYRVVKLVLTLPVSTATTERAFSAMNVIKTDLRNKMENEFLSDAMMLFIERDIVATISTDSIIDDFEDLKRWRVPFS, from the exons ATGGATGAAGGAAATTCTTCACAAAAAGTAGAAGCAGAGTCCCCTTATGAGgtattaatttcatttgaatttgtcttCATCTTGCATTTTGTTAATGAAACTATGGGGATCACGGATAAAATTTGTCAAGCTTTGCAAAACCAATCGCAAGACATTTTAAATGCTACGCATTTAGTTTCAtccactaaaaaacttattCAACAATTTAGAGATGAGAAATGGGATGACTTACTAGCTACTATGATATCATTTTGTAAGGAATGTGGTTTAGATGTCCCTGATATGAACGCTCGTTATGTTGCAAGATTTGGTCGATCTCGTCATCAACAAGAGGACTTTAGAAATGAGCATTATTATAAAGTAGATATTTTTAATGCAGGAATAGATTCTCAATTACAGGAACTAAATCATCGGTTTA ATAATTTTTATCCAATAGACTTCACAGATGATGAGAAGAATGATTTGAAAAAGGAACTTGATCTTTATAAGTATGATGTAGTTCAGCATTCAAGGttcaagaatttgaaaaatatttctaaattgtGCCAATGGATGGTGAGAACTAGAAAATCAGAATACTATCTGCTTATTTATAGAGTGGTCAAGCTTGTGCTTACTCTTCCCGTTTCTACTGCAACTACAGAGCGAGCATTTTCAGCTATGAATGTCATCAAAACTGACCTTCGcaacaaaatggaaaatgagTTTTTGTCAGATGCTATGATGTTATTCATTGAAAGGGACATTGTTGCGACAATTAGTACAGATTCAATCATAGATGATTTCGAAGATTTAAAAAGATGGCGAGTTCCATTTTCATAA